One Longimicrobium sp. genomic window carries:
- the lspA gene encoding signal peptidase II, giving the protein MNDTLMTQSEPARAVHTDTPAEARSKTALYVGMVAGVVIVDQITKFIVERNMRLYDPHPVLGDFFRLTFIYNRGAAFGIHVGGWSRIVFMLLAVVATIALGMMYRSTPWRDRARLIAIAGVTGGAIGNLIDRLRSSRGVVDFFDVGLAGLRWPVFNVADIFVTCGALVLAFSLWKEEQHTERERDAAR; this is encoded by the coding sequence ATGAACGATACGCTGATGACGCAGAGCGAGCCGGCCCGGGCCGTCCACACCGACACGCCGGCCGAGGCGCGCAGCAAGACGGCGCTCTACGTCGGGATGGTGGCGGGGGTGGTGATCGTGGACCAGATCACCAAGTTCATCGTCGAGCGCAACATGCGCCTGTACGATCCGCACCCGGTGCTGGGCGACTTCTTCCGCCTCACCTTCATCTACAACCGCGGCGCCGCCTTCGGCATCCACGTGGGCGGATGGTCGCGCATCGTCTTCATGCTGCTGGCCGTGGTCGCCACCATCGCGCTGGGGATGATGTACCGCTCCACCCCCTGGCGCGACCGGGCCCGCCTGATCGCCATCGCGGGCGTGACGGGCGGGGCCATCGGCAATCTGATCGACCGGTTGCGCTCGTCGCGCGGGGTGGTGGACTTCTTCGACGTGGGGCTCGCCGGGCTGCGCTGGCCGGTGTTCAACGTGGCGGACATCTTCGTCACCTGCGGCGCGCTGGTGCTGGCCTTCTCGTTGTGGAAAGAGGAGCAGCACACGGAGCGCGAGCGGGATGCCGCGCGCTGA
- a CDS encoding RluA family pseudouridine synthase, with product MPRAEETRELLAGEDVGERLDSWLAARLDTSRSRAAQWIEEGRVLLNGATPKKRDKPSPGDRITVTLPAPEPSALAAEEIPLDVVYQDADLLVLNKAAGMVVHPAPGHATGTLVNALLHAVGDLSGIGGVLRPGIVHRLDRDTSGLMIVAKHDEAHRTLSDALKRREIRRAYLAAAWGHLPEERITVDAPVGRHLTDRKRMGVVQGGRRAVTHFQLVERWRAADLVRADLETGRTHQIRVHLLHLGHPVVGDATYGADRHKGVSGPDRTWAAGLAKRVRRQFLHAFELRFLHPRTGEELHFQAPLPVELEAAAEWARG from the coding sequence ATGCCGCGCGCTGAAGAGACGCGCGAGCTGCTCGCCGGCGAGGACGTCGGCGAGCGGCTGGACAGCTGGCTCGCGGCGCGGCTGGACACCTCGCGCTCCCGCGCGGCGCAGTGGATCGAGGAAGGGCGCGTCCTCCTGAACGGCGCCACGCCCAAGAAGCGCGACAAGCCCTCCCCCGGCGACCGCATCACCGTCACCCTCCCCGCGCCCGAGCCCTCCGCCCTCGCGGCCGAGGAGATCCCGCTCGACGTCGTCTACCAGGACGCCGACCTCCTCGTCCTCAACAAGGCGGCGGGGATGGTGGTGCATCCCGCCCCCGGCCACGCGACCGGGACGCTGGTCAACGCCCTCCTCCACGCGGTCGGCGACCTGTCGGGGATCGGCGGCGTGCTGCGTCCCGGCATCGTGCACCGCCTCGACCGCGACACGAGCGGGCTGATGATCGTGGCCAAGCACGACGAGGCGCACCGCACCCTCTCCGACGCGCTGAAGCGCCGCGAGATCCGCCGCGCGTACCTGGCGGCCGCGTGGGGGCACCTGCCCGAGGAGCGGATCACCGTCGACGCCCCCGTCGGCCGCCACCTCACCGACCGCAAGCGGATGGGGGTGGTGCAGGGGGGGCGGCGCGCCGTGACGCACTTCCAGCTGGTCGAGCGCTGGCGTGCCGCCGACCTGGTGCGTGCCGACCTGGAGACGGGGCGCACGCACCAGATCCGCGTGCATCTCCTTCACCTGGGCCACCCCGTCGTCGGAGACGCCACCTACGGCGCCGACCGGCACAAGGGCGTATCCGGGCCCGACCGCACCTGGGCCGCGGGGCTGGCGAAGCGGGTGCGCCGCCAGTTCCTGCACGCCTTCGAGCTTCGCTTCCTGCACCCGCGCACGGGGGAGGAGCTCCACTTCCAGGCGCCGCTGCCGGTGGAGCTGGAGGCCGCGGCGGAGTGGGCGCGGGGGTAG